A stretch of DNA from Dioscorea cayenensis subsp. rotundata cultivar TDr96_F1 chromosome 4, TDr96_F1_v2_PseudoChromosome.rev07_lg8_w22 25.fasta, whole genome shotgun sequence:
GGTTAAGGGTATCCCTAATCCCTTTAGACTATGAGGCCCTTGTGGAGGGTTTTGCCAAATTGGCATTCGCCATTCACTCGTTTGGAATGGGATGAACAAATTAATCATGGCTTTTGAAGtgtaaattaatttgatttatatatatacaattactAAGCattgacttaattaattaattaattaataatacttaataattacaaaattattcaaAGTTATGTTGGGGCCTCGGAATAATTTGAATAAGATCAGGAGGAGAAagctcaaaataaatttattattatgtatcaGCAGTTAAAGAATTCTTAGCCATTCAAATATAATAAGGATCTaaagctaatttattaaaataaaagggcACAAAATGGAATATTTGATGAACTAAATACTCACTTTTTCATCATGAGTCACTTTGGTAtacaattgtttttattttatcattacgttagaagtttttttttccatcaaaatatatttttaaacaatcatataaaaatataaataaaacactacaatataataataataataataataataataataataataataataataataataggacaATTTTGTGATAGACTCACTAGCGCTACCGTCTAAAATCTAAATTAGATCCTAAACCCCACAAAATGatagatatatttttagatAAGTTCATATATCACCATCTTTAAACACCTTTAAAGTCAAAATTtgatatgaaatattaattaaatttaatgatcAAACTAAGAAGCTTTTCTTTTGGGCTATTGTGAAGCATGTCCACAAGGATGATGCAAAGGTCCTACCACATTAGACCAAGTTTCTGCAAGGCTATTTGTGGGTCCTTggatagacaaagctagataTCCCCagatattaatatttaagtCATTGTATACAGTATATTTAGTaccattaaatattaatattgtatttaagttacatttaaatattttaggaaGATAATGAAATAATAGGATTTTTGTAATTCCTAAAAACTTCATTTAAAATGAGCACcaccaaacaaaaatattttataataaccACTACTTGGTATGGTGGTATATTATAAATATGGTTAATCAGCATATCTAAAGTTGAATATGtgggtcaataatttttattacaatactgtagggtaaattttttagtatatcactaaactttggttcatttttattttgatcactgaacttcaatttgtatcaatttgatcactcaattttaatttgatttcactagGTTGTAAATCAAGGGATTTCGAcatccaaatgaatgatgtagCTGTTTTTCGATGACATGGACAcctctaatagacttaataatgtgtcatgaGGAAGACtgatttagatttttagacAGCCATGTAATCAATTAGGGGTtgaaattcttgatttattgtcggttgaaatcaaattaaagttaagtgaccaaattgatacaaattgaagttcggtgatcaaagtgaaaataaaccaaagtttagtgacctattaaaaaatttactccaaTACTGTATGTATAATATAGCATATTATGTAAAATACTGTAGTATTACTGTTCATTTATTGTTAGAGGGTCTCTTTGGAAAGATATCATTTTTCTCCCTTCTAAGATAATATGGTAGAAGGATTTTGGTACTTGTAGGGTTGTAAATGAGTCAATTTGAGCTGAGTATCACCAGGCTCGAGCTTGTtcgagccattttttttttatgatcgaGCTCAGCTCGATGAAAAGCTCaagtagctcgagctcggctcatttAAGCTCGATTAACCTTTCACAGTTggattaaaaagtaattttgtaatttatatagtttatataattatatatgtttgtaatttatattataaataatttaatattttatatatatatataagctcgtTTAGATTCGCGAGCCTCACGAGCTGAGTATTTTtcagctcgagctcggctcatcAACGTAAATGAGCAGCTCGAGCTGGCTCGTGAAAAATCGAATTTAATTCGAGCATTAATTGAGCCAATCTCGggtagcttggctcatttacacccttaggttcttgaaatattttttgggcTTATGCATGATATGATTCTAATCGCCACATATGATATTTGGCAGAGTTTATAAATCTTAAGAGAGTCATTAGGCTACCGTAACTAGTGCACTATTATACATGTTTGTTTTTTGATATCTCTTTATTAGGCTGGGTTTGCAGtgtttgtcaaaaatataaaataataaaataataaaatgtatgaACTGCCAAATGCAAATAAAGATAAGTgaattcaaaataaacatcttcatctccagtaaatgaatttattatttccTGTTTTAATGGTGCCACCTATAATAGATGATCCATTCCCtgctaatttcaaataattcacCTTTTTACCAATTGTTTTCTGAGTGTCACTTGTATCCTTTATTTGCTTAAATGTCCCATCTTTGTGAAGTTTCTCCCTGCTTGCTGGTGGAACTTTGAGCCTTAAATCTTGATTAGTCCAATCAtgtttgttttaatgtttgtttataatattttttaaaaataaaattgtgatttatttacttaaaataaaaaaataaataatgataaaataaatcatgttaaaacCGCTACTATAAATAGGATAAATTTGAgataattttatctttatttcacTTTACTTAATTATAACACTATTTCATATAAGTCGTTAGGATGGGAaggtaacaaatatatatagcctatatgtataaaatatataattatatcagttttaatttgttttccccttattaattaaaaaccaattaataaaaatatttttaaaatggaaaCATTAATTGTCACAAATTAacttgctaaaaaaattttaaatatttattttatattaataaaatcatgttaaaacaGTGACATGCACTAGATGTGCATACTTTTCTCTTGTCACAATTTATGTGTTATttgttatctatatatataaacaagacaaataaaatgaatagcataaaataaaataaatccaaaaattttcaCCAAAATTAATTGAAGAGGAGTTAGGGTCAATTAGGTGGTCCCTTACATGAAAAGCAAACCATCTCACCCAACATCTGGTCACTCCAAACCAATAACCACTGATCCAATACACaaccctttaacatcaaactcaTATTCTCATCCAATCAAAACAAGACACGTTTTTCCAATCTCAACACCAATCAACTCCATGATCCACGTTCGGACCATAATTTCATCCAACCACTCTCTCACCTGATCTCCACCTTCAATACTTCATACCTCTAAGCAACAACACTCTATATATCCCTTGCTTACTAAGTCACAAcacaccaaaaccctaattaactccaaacaaataacaattaccattacccacaaaatatcatcatatacacacacacacacacacaaacatacatATTCTCATGCAAGTATAAACTTTCATCATAAATTTATAGATCAATGTATgggtttgattaagtttttaggTTAATAAATTGTTAAAATTCATCGTATCGAAAAGATTAAGAGTATATATAAGAAGGATTTGTTTATAATTAGTTTATGTCTTACAAGACACTCTAAGGGGACCTTATAGCTAAAAAGCTCCATCTCTGTCTCAAGGAGGTGAAACGTCTCTAGCGAATAAGCTTGCCCCATCTCCACTCAACCAAATTGCACCATCTTATTTGTTGTTTCATGTCAGCTAGacttacatatatatgtatatatatatatatatatatttccatgatttatatttcaatatatatatacttctcaagttcatgagtatatatatataaattttttttcagagAGAAAGCAAGTGatcaaagaataataataatattattattattattatttggttatgtatatatatatatatgtgtgtgtgtgtgtgtgtataaaacTTGAGGACTAAGCAAACCATTAATCTGTTTCCAACAAGttatctttgtttgtttctttatcTCTCTCTCATGTTGGAGGGGgttgtgtttcttttatctcctcatcttctctctttctcctttttcttctaccTATATACTCTCCTTAGGGAGTGGTGAACAAAAGTGAAGGAGAATTCTATTCCTTCCCAAAGCTCAAGGTGGTGAAGAAGAAGTGAGGGTTTTAATTTGATATCTATGCTTTAGAAGGGACAacccttctttcttcttttccttttcctttcttttcttttcttttctaccttctttgttttgtttgttcctctctttcactctctctctctctcttctctctttctctctctctctctcaaggaCAGAGATTAGCTAGGTGTTTATCCATTCCTTTggggagagagaaagagagagagagtttgagAGTTTTAGGGTTATGAGAGAGAGAAGCAAAAGAGACCATGACATGGTGTGATGGATGCAACGATGACTCTAAGAGTCCTACAACTTCTTCTACTTCTCTTGTTGGGAAGAGATCTCTTGAAACCACTGTAAGGACATGCCCTTCATGTGGTCACAGGATTCACTGTACTAAGGAGCAGGTATAGGTCTTCTTCTTAATTACTTGTGCcctcttcttatatatatatatatatatataattagtaatATTCCTTAACTCTTTCTTTGCAAAGAATTTTTCCTTCATTGGTTAATTATATGTCtacgtgcatgcatgcatgatgaaCTCAGGCAACTCCAATTCAAGACTTGCCGGGGCTCCCGGCCGGAGTAAAGTTCGATCCGACCGACCAGGAGCTTCTTGAACATCTTGAAGGGAAGGCTAGGCTTGACTCTCAGAAGCTTCATCCTCTCATTGATGAGTTCATTCCTACCATTGAAGGAGAAAATGGCATTTGTTATACTCATCCTGAGAAGCTCCCaggtgtgtgtgtatatatatatatataattaaaatgatcTTGATgctcagagagagagagagcatctggataatatataatatcacCATCAAAAAGCAAATGTAGATTTACAAGGAAGAGGAATGATGTTAGATGTGATATTCAATTGGCACATTCATTATATATGTTTATCATGAGGATTTACTGTACAGTAAgagattttgatatatttacTACACAGTAAGAGATTTTGATATATTACACTTGGTAtatattgaagatgcaatgcattATATATAGTCACATCTAGCAATGGCAACTCTGGTGTAGGTGTGAGCAGGGATGGTCTAATTCGACACTTCTTTCATCGTCCTTCGAAGGCATACACGACCGGAACTAGAAAGCGAAGAAAGGTACACACAGACGAGCAAGGAGGCGAGACTCGGTGGCATAAAACAGGGAAGACAAGGCCGGTATTCATCGGTGGGAAGTTAAAAGGATACAAGAAGATACTAGTGCTCTATACCAACTATGGCAAGCAAAGGAAGCCAGAAAAGACTAATTGGGTGATGCACCAATACCACTTAGGCTctgatgaagaagagaaagatggTGAACTAGTTGTATCAAAGGTATTCTATCAGACACAACCAAGACAATGTGGATCAATGGCCAAAGATTCAAGCAATCCACTGAAATTAAAAGGCCTAAATGATCAGAATGAGAATACAATCCTCAAAGATGGCAATGTGGTTGATTACTATCATCAATCTCTCATGACATACAACCAAGGAGTGCATAATAGATCAGGAAACTCACCTCATTTACTAGCAAACTTTTCGATGCATGCTGACGGATCTCCGTTCCTCGGATAAGAGGATCCTTCAACATGCATGAGATGATCAGTGAGTGAATTAATATGAAGATCACTGCAAGATAACTTTTGTTGTGTACACAAGAGAATAAGATGTCCAAGTTGGAATTGGAccaatttatgatatatatatatatatgtgtattggGATGTTTAGGAAGGAGAATGGTAGTGTGAGTG
This window harbors:
- the LOC120257895 gene encoding NAC domain-containing protein 73-like: MTWCDGCNDDSKSPTTSSTSLVGKRSLETTVRTCPSCGHRIHCTKEQATPIQDLPGLPAGVKFDPTDQELLEHLEGKARLDSQKLHPLIDEFIPTIEGENGICYTHPEKLPGVSRDGLIRHFFHRPSKAYTTGTRKRRKVHTDEQGGETRWHKTGKTRPVFIGGKLKGYKKILVLYTNYGKQRKPEKTNWVMHQYHLGSDEEEKDGELVVSKVFYQTQPRQCGSMAKDSSNPLKLKGLNDQNENTILKDGNVVDYYHQSLMTYNQGVHNRSGNSPHLLANFSMHADGSPFLG